A section of the Gimesia chilikensis genome encodes:
- a CDS encoding CehA/McbA family metallohydrolase: MMNWKILTLCCWLAGTGLVSAHDAIVISSKLVHLRHSGEREWTTFPEGTPKTELSVPFKAEAVQGKSTLQLRQQDVKQGWNVELNGVVLGKLTRDENDQQLLLPVPEGLVKAGENRLRIFQSGKLTPDDIRVGEIVLFPEDRSRVLSGATVSVSVVEGDSNNPVPSRLTIVDPAGTLVATSAESNAEQAVRTGVIYTSTGKAQFQLPAGTYTIYAGRGFEYGVAEQQIKLKAGETKQVNLKIDREVDTSGYVSCDTHIHTFTHSGHGDCSMEERMITLAGEQIEFPIATDHNKQINYDPLARKLHVRKYFTPVIGNEVTTKLGHFNVFSVQEGGPIPDYKLMSWEAIFKSIYGTPNVKAVILNHARDIHSNYRPFGPQNHIGLTGESLKNWQLRANAMEIINSGATQTDVLQLYRDWFGELNRGVMLTPVGCSDSHDVSRYIVGQSRTYIQADDEDPGKIDAARTIQNFVDGKVLLSYGLFTRIKVNGRYGPGELVPASKDLEVSLTVSGPAWVSAERIDLYANGELIRSEEITSKPGGGVKWQGTWKLEPRSEDCHLVAIATGPGVSAPYWPMAQPYQPESPEFKSQVVGSTGAVWIDADGDGQRTPAVVYAERLVKQQEENLPELLKSLAKYDRAVILQAASLLRQRGVSPFDPELTAALRQAAEPVQLGFALYGAAWRKSQIALQSN, translated from the coding sequence ATGATGAACTGGAAAATCCTGACTCTGTGCTGCTGGCTGGCGGGCACCGGCCTGGTCTCGGCCCATGATGCGATAGTGATTTCGTCGAAGCTGGTGCATCTGCGGCACTCAGGCGAACGGGAATGGACGACCTTCCCGGAAGGAACCCCCAAGACGGAACTGTCGGTCCCGTTCAAGGCGGAAGCAGTTCAGGGGAAATCCACTTTGCAGTTGCGACAGCAGGATGTAAAGCAGGGCTGGAATGTAGAATTGAACGGCGTCGTGTTGGGCAAGCTGACTCGGGATGAGAACGATCAACAGCTCCTGCTGCCGGTCCCTGAGGGACTGGTAAAGGCGGGAGAAAACCGGTTACGGATATTTCAGTCGGGGAAACTGACACCTGATGATATTCGCGTGGGTGAGATTGTTCTGTTTCCTGAAGACCGATCCAGGGTGCTGTCAGGGGCCACAGTCTCTGTGAGTGTCGTTGAGGGGGACAGTAACAACCCCGTGCCCAGTCGGCTGACCATTGTTGACCCAGCAGGAACGCTGGTGGCGACGTCGGCAGAGTCGAATGCGGAACAGGCGGTGCGGACTGGTGTGATTTATACCAGTACGGGGAAGGCACAGTTCCAGCTGCCGGCGGGCACCTATACGATTTATGCCGGTCGCGGATTTGAATATGGTGTGGCGGAGCAGCAAATCAAACTCAAGGCGGGGGAAACAAAACAGGTCAACCTCAAGATCGACCGCGAAGTCGATACGAGCGGCTATGTCAGCTGTGATACGCACATCCATACGTTTACCCATTCCGGGCATGGCGACTGTTCGATGGAAGAGCGAATGATCACGCTGGCCGGAGAGCAGATTGAGTTTCCTATCGCCACCGATCATAACAAGCAGATCAACTACGATCCGCTGGCCCGCAAGCTGCACGTCCGGAAATATTTTACGCCGGTCATTGGCAATGAAGTGACGACCAAGCTGGGACACTTCAATGTCTTTTCCGTGCAGGAGGGGGGACCAATCCCTGATTATAAGCTGATGAGCTGGGAGGCGATTTTCAAGAGCATCTATGGTACGCCGAACGTGAAGGCGGTAATTCTGAATCACGCCCGCGACATTCATTCCAATTACCGACCTTTCGGACCGCAGAACCATATTGGTCTGACGGGGGAAAGTCTGAAGAACTGGCAACTCCGGGCGAATGCGATGGAGATCATCAACTCGGGAGCAACTCAGACCGATGTGCTACAGCTGTATCGCGACTGGTTCGGCGAACTGAACCGGGGTGTGATGTTGACGCCCGTGGGGTGTAGCGATTCGCACGATGTGAGCCGGTATATTGTGGGGCAGTCGCGGACTTACATTCAGGCGGACGATGAGGATCCAGGGAAAATTGATGCCGCCCGGACGATTCAGAATTTCGTGGATGGTAAAGTACTGTTGTCCTATGGGCTGTTCACGCGGATCAAGGTCAATGGCCGCTATGGCCCCGGGGAACTGGTACCTGCGTCGAAAGACCTGGAAGTCTCGCTGACAGTCTCCGGTCCGGCGTGGGTGAGTGCGGAGCGAATCGACCTGTATGCGAACGGAGAGCTCATCCGCAGCGAAGAGATTACATCAAAGCCAGGGGGAGGCGTAAAGTGGCAGGGGACCTGGAAACTGGAGCCGCGTTCCGAGGACTGTCACCTGGTGGCGATTGCGACGGGACCGGGTGTGTCTGCTCCTTACTGGCCGATGGCGCAGCCATATCAGCCGGAATCTCCGGAGTTTAAGTCGCAGGTTGTGGGTTCGACCGGGGCGGTCTGGATTGACGCGGACGGCGACGGTCAGCGTACGCCGGCAGTCGTGTATGCCGAACGACTGGTGAAACAGCAGGAAGAGAATTTGCCCGAGTTACTTAAGAGCCTGGCAAAATATGATCGGGCGGTGATTCTACAGGCCGCGAGTTTGTTGCGGCAGCGTGGTGTTTCTCCCTTTGATCCAGAGTTGACTGCGGCACTTAGACAGGCGGCGGAACCGGTGCAGCTGGGCTTTGCCCTGTATGGCGCTGCCTGGCGGAAGAGTCAGATCGCGCTTCAAAGCAACTAG
- a CDS encoding cold-shock protein — protein sequence MSEGTIKRLTDKGFGFIEDGSGKDVFFHSSALSEARYDELTEGQKVSFNIGQGPKGPRAENVRVI from the coding sequence ATGTCAGAAGGAACCATCAAACGGCTCACAGACAAAGGCTTTGGCTTTATTGAAGACGGAAGTGGAAAAGATGTCTTCTTCCACAGTTCTGCACTGTCAGAAGCCCGTTACGATGAACTCACCGAAGGTCAAAAAGTCTCGTTCAATATTGGACAGGGACCTAAAGGTCCTCGCGCTGAAAACGTACGCGTAATCTGA
- a CDS encoding sialidase family protein, with protein MVQRTLIPVLSLYLLPGLLLLSLGLTTTRAEKATPSAPIRVGTVKGGHVHPALCRAANGDLLAVYNEDGGGGKELLLSRSTDGGVTWSTSRPIPVIKDCSIYPGSLTTLRSGEIVVHWSCYRIDGERRWRVPQFCTSRDHGVTWSPVTEIPLEDYTNYTCLRHPILELDSNHWVCPFYDRTVIYDRTSSSVTPFGDGRNHGMVPLVRTATGTLISGAPQSEAAVPVGKPGQMVYGLRSTDQGQSWLAMHNLPYFGVAGYDLNVLKSGDVVLTSILYGVGRDDEWAYELTLSHDEGKSWDTANSVIIYNPGRPIKGRGWPRTVQIDDQTLGTLFYDLDPRQPNGPGVFFVRTPLSALQSDKH; from the coding sequence ATGGTTCAACGCACTTTGATCCCTGTTTTGAGTCTCTATCTGCTGCCTGGCCTGCTTCTGCTGTCCCTCGGTCTCACGACCACCCGGGCGGAAAAAGCCACTCCGTCTGCTCCCATCCGCGTCGGTACGGTCAAAGGAGGACACGTCCACCCTGCCCTCTGCCGCGCTGCCAACGGGGATCTGCTCGCCGTCTATAACGAAGATGGCGGCGGGGGAAAAGAACTACTCCTCTCCCGCTCGACCGATGGTGGGGTGACCTGGTCTACCAGTCGACCGATCCCCGTCATTAAAGACTGCTCCATCTATCCCGGTTCGCTGACCACTCTCCGCAGTGGCGAAATCGTTGTGCACTGGTCCTGCTATCGCATCGATGGTGAACGCCGCTGGCGGGTGCCTCAGTTCTGCACCTCACGCGATCATGGCGTCACCTGGTCCCCCGTCACCGAAATCCCCCTCGAAGACTACACCAACTATACCTGTTTGCGTCATCCGATTCTCGAACTCGACAGCAACCACTGGGTCTGCCCCTTCTATGATCGAACCGTGATCTACGACCGAACCTCCAGTTCCGTCACTCCCTTCGGCGACGGACGCAACCACGGCATGGTCCCCCTGGTCAGAACCGCGACAGGCACCCTCATCAGCGGAGCCCCGCAAAGCGAAGCCGCCGTACCGGTGGGCAAGCCGGGCCAGATGGTTTACGGCCTCCGCTCGACCGATCAGGGACAAAGCTGGCTGGCAATGCACAACCTCCCCTATTTCGGTGTTGCGGGCTACGACCTGAATGTTCTGAAATCGGGTGACGTCGTGCTTACTTCCATTCTGTACGGCGTTGGCCGCGATGACGAATGGGCTTACGAACTGACGCTCTCTCACGATGAGGGAAAATCCTGGGACACTGCGAACTCAGTTATCATTTATAATCCGGGGCGCCCCATCAAAGGTCGGGGCTGGCCCCGCACCGTGCAGATCGACGACCAGACGCTGGGGACACTGTTTTATGACCTCGATCCCAGGCAGCCGAATGGCCCCGGCGTCTTCTTCGTGCGCACGCCCCTGTCGGCCCTTCAGTCAGACAAACACTAG
- a CDS encoding GNAT family N-acetyltransferase, whose amino-acid sequence MSDVIELNEIDALLDYHQDWTRLLSVTPGGSFYRSLEWLRDYWTHFAEDQKLRVLVIRDEGEVTGIVPLCTRRIKSKFGTCRIVTYPFDDWGSIYGPSTACPEQTLTTALQYLLESRRDWDMIDLRCVDSDSFDRGATERALATNGLVFEKFLWNQTMFIDLNQSWDDYLKSRPKKARQTYLRAERKVPEDGDIEFFRYRPGGEARGEADPRWDLYEQCEQIALKSWQGSSTSGTTITHEKVSQFFRDSYASAIRAGAVDLNLIYLSGKPAAFCYNYHLNGYLDGIRMGYDSELSSNGLGRLLIGRLLHDSMDRGDQVMDMGYGAVGAKKYWYTSMDNVYRYVYYSPTSPIANVLKLSHQVAGWFRDRFSSGEAPDPEFQDNPSLPTPGKQEALAGIPSESVKSGSKA is encoded by the coding sequence ATGTCGGATGTGATCGAGCTGAATGAGATTGATGCATTACTGGACTATCACCAGGACTGGACGCGTCTGTTATCAGTCACACCGGGTGGTTCATTTTATCGTTCGCTGGAATGGCTGCGGGACTACTGGACCCACTTTGCCGAAGATCAGAAATTACGCGTGCTCGTGATTCGTGACGAGGGAGAGGTAACGGGTATTGTGCCGTTGTGTACCCGCCGGATCAAATCCAAATTCGGAACCTGTCGCATCGTGACATATCCTTTTGATGACTGGGGTAGCATTTACGGTCCATCTACCGCCTGTCCTGAGCAGACACTCACCACAGCTTTACAATACCTGCTTGAGTCGCGGCGCGACTGGGACATGATTGATCTTCGCTGTGTGGACAGTGACAGTTTCGATCGGGGAGCGACGGAACGGGCACTGGCAACCAATGGTCTGGTATTTGAAAAGTTTCTCTGGAACCAGACGATGTTCATCGATCTGAATCAGAGCTGGGATGACTACCTCAAGTCACGTCCCAAGAAGGCGCGACAGACCTATCTGCGTGCTGAGCGTAAGGTGCCCGAGGATGGAGATATCGAATTTTTTCGTTACCGTCCGGGGGGAGAAGCCCGGGGAGAGGCAGATCCGCGCTGGGATTTGTACGAACAGTGCGAACAGATCGCGCTTAAGAGCTGGCAGGGGTCATCTACCAGCGGAACGACGATCACGCATGAAAAGGTATCACAGTTCTTTCGCGATTCGTATGCGAGTGCGATCCGGGCGGGAGCAGTCGACCTGAATCTGATTTACCTTTCCGGTAAACCTGCTGCGTTCTGTTATAATTATCATCTCAACGGGTATCTTGATGGAATTCGGATGGGTTACGATTCCGAACTTTCCAGCAACGGCCTGGGGCGTCTGCTGATCGGACGCCTGTTGCACGACAGTATGGACCGCGGTGACCAGGTGATGGATATGGGTTATGGGGCAGTCGGTGCCAAGAAGTACTGGTACACCTCGATGGACAATGTCTATCGCTACGTGTACTACTCGCCCACTTCGCCGATTGCGAATGTACTCAAACTGAGTCATCAGGTGGCCGGCTGGTTTCGTGACCGGTTCTCCAGTGGAGAAGCTCCGGATCCCGAATTCCAGGACAATCCGTCCCTGCCCACTCCGGGTAAGCAGGAAGCCCTGGCGGGGATTCCCTCTGAAAGTGTGAAGAGTGGATCAAAGGCCTGA
- a CDS encoding ferrochelatase, with protein MNNEYDAILVVSFGGPEGPDDVIPFLENVLRGKNVPRERMLEVAEHYQQFGGVSPINGQNRALIAALEEELAANGPQLPIYWGNRNWHPLLTDTLAQMKQDGIQRALGFFTSAFSSYSGCRQYREDIQRAQEAVGDGAPEVDKLRMFFNHPGFIEATVDRAREALAEIPEERREQATILFSAHSIPLAMAAGCRYETQLKDAAQLVSERLGTHPWHLVYQSRSGPPHQPWLEPDICDFITELGLQGEVQDVVIIPIGFVSDHMEVLFDLDTEAKQVGSEVGINVARAKTVGVHPRFITMIRELIEERISGTDERPALGTLGPNHDVCPVDCCLRVTEIKQ; from the coding sequence ATGAATAACGAATATGACGCGATTCTGGTAGTTTCCTTCGGGGGGCCGGAAGGGCCTGACGATGTGATTCCCTTTCTGGAAAATGTGCTCAGGGGCAAGAATGTCCCCCGGGAGCGGATGCTGGAGGTCGCGGAGCATTACCAGCAGTTCGGTGGAGTGAGTCCGATCAACGGGCAGAACCGGGCCCTGATCGCGGCACTCGAAGAGGAACTGGCTGCGAACGGGCCACAACTCCCCATCTACTGGGGAAACCGGAACTGGCATCCCCTACTGACGGATACGCTGGCACAGATGAAACAGGATGGCATTCAGCGGGCTCTGGGCTTTTTCACCTCGGCATTCAGCTCGTATTCGGGTTGTCGGCAGTACCGGGAAGATATCCAGCGGGCTCAGGAAGCGGTTGGGGATGGGGCGCCCGAAGTCGATAAGCTGCGGATGTTCTTTAATCATCCCGGATTTATCGAGGCTACCGTTGATCGCGCCCGGGAAGCACTGGCCGAGATTCCGGAAGAACGCCGGGAACAGGCGACAATACTGTTTTCTGCGCACAGTATTCCCCTGGCGATGGCTGCGGGCTGTCGCTATGAAACCCAGCTGAAAGACGCTGCTCAGCTGGTGAGTGAACGATTGGGAACGCACCCCTGGCACCTGGTATACCAGAGCCGCAGCGGTCCGCCACATCAACCCTGGCTGGAACCCGATATCTGTGATTTTATCACCGAGCTGGGGCTGCAGGGAGAGGTTCAGGATGTCGTCATTATTCCAATCGGATTCGTTTCCGACCACATGGAGGTGCTGTTCGACCTGGACACAGAGGCGAAACAGGTCGGCAGTGAAGTTGGCATCAATGTTGCCCGAGCAAAGACCGTGGGAGTCCATCCCCGCTTCATCACAATGATTCGCGAATTAATCGAAGAACGCATCAGCGGTACAGATGAGCGGCCCGCCTTGGGGACATTGGGGCCGAACCATGATGTCTGTCCGGTGGACTGTTGTCTCAGGGTGACTGAAATCAAACAGTGA
- a CDS encoding acyltransferase family protein, which yields MNSPSVLSAVEPVEVCTASDSSRSSAPRFYYMDSMRSILMMLGVVLHGALIYSATDHWIVSDSHNSIFFSLLDSVIHVFRMPTFFIIAGFFSMMSLQKYGIKVFTQVRLVRIVVPLLSTALIVNTLELYFRTTVLHHEPMSLGHFLTRVLPQLWLSGQWVSHLWFLLTLLQFFAVGISLFLIGGYLPKWTQMRPLVAGIRKNCYFLLLIPCADLLWNVAAKIAPNIFHGSLCCGLLNLEDFITFLPYFLLGLWLFKDKTLQDEFHRIARWEWGMLPLAVLVYYLEENAHGFNTESLLRIYSFGVICALASHICYVLFYRFMNRDSRVFRYLSDASYSIYLFHHICVVIFGYLLLSSTIAISYKFLAVEIATFAVTLSLHHFLILRIPVLRFLFNGKRTARS from the coding sequence ATGAACTCACCCTCTGTTCTCAGCGCGGTGGAACCGGTCGAAGTATGCACGGCATCTGATTCGTCGCGGTCCTCAGCCCCCCGTTTTTACTATATGGACTCCATGCGATCCATCCTGATGATGCTGGGAGTCGTCCTGCATGGGGCATTGATTTACTCTGCCACGGATCACTGGATCGTCTCCGATTCCCATAACTCGATCTTCTTTTCGCTGCTCGATTCGGTCATACACGTATTCCGGATGCCGACGTTCTTCATCATTGCCGGCTTTTTCTCGATGATGAGCCTGCAGAAATACGGCATTAAAGTCTTTACCCAGGTCCGGCTCGTTCGCATTGTCGTCCCCCTGTTAAGCACAGCGTTGATCGTCAATACGCTGGAGCTTTATTTCCGCACGACCGTACTGCACCACGAGCCGATGTCGTTGGGGCACTTCCTGACACGGGTCCTGCCCCAACTCTGGTTGAGTGGGCAGTGGGTCTCACATCTCTGGTTCCTGCTGACGCTCCTGCAGTTCTTCGCAGTTGGGATCAGCCTGTTTTTGATCGGCGGCTACCTGCCGAAATGGACGCAGATGCGTCCGCTGGTCGCTGGTATTCGTAAAAACTGTTATTTCCTGCTGCTGATCCCCTGTGCCGATCTCCTGTGGAACGTTGCTGCCAAAATCGCTCCGAATATCTTTCACGGCTCCCTCTGCTGTGGCCTGTTGAATCTGGAAGACTTCATCACCTTCCTCCCCTACTTTCTGCTGGGACTCTGGTTATTCAAGGACAAAACGCTCCAGGACGAATTCCATCGTATCGCCCGCTGGGAGTGGGGCATGCTGCCTCTGGCGGTCCTCGTGTATTACCTGGAAGAGAATGCCCATGGTTTTAATACAGAAAGCCTGCTCCGCATCTATTCCTTCGGCGTCATATGTGCCCTCGCCAGTCATATCTGTTACGTTCTGTTTTATCGATTCATGAACCGGGACTCGCGTGTTTTCCGCTATCTCTCAGATGCTTCCTATTCAATTTATCTGTTCCACCATATCTGCGTGGTGATCTTTGGGTATCTGTTGCTCAGTTCCACGATTGCCATCAGTTACAAATTTCTGGCAGTAGAAATCGCCACGTTTGCGGTCACACTCTCTCTGCACCATTTTCTGATTTTAAGGATCCCGGTCCTGCGGTTTCTGTTTAATGGAAAAAGGACTGCCCGCTCCTGA
- a CDS encoding YqaE/Pmp3 family membrane protein, which produces MYFLAVVIPPLAVLLAGKPFQFLLNVILTLLFWLPGMIHAIMVVNEYKADQRNRLLVEAMSADKKKE; this is translated from the coding sequence ATGTATTTTCTGGCAGTTGTGATTCCACCCCTGGCCGTGCTGCTGGCGGGGAAGCCTTTCCAGTTTCTCTTGAACGTCATACTGACCCTGCTGTTCTGGCTGCCGGGAATGATTCATGCCATCATGGTGGTCAATGAATATAAAGCAGACCAGCGAAATCGACTGCTGGTCGAGGCGATGTCGGCAGATAAGAAGAAAGAGTGA
- a CDS encoding DUF1559 domain-containing protein, whose translation MSVSTKRGFTLIELLVVIAIIAILIALLLPAVQQAREAARRSTCKNNLKQIGIALHNYHDTHRLFPYGHMEVRSGNYNSSAPYGTYHWRDTWAHQILPFVDQAPLYNKYSANTASHVHLVTDPEIYKAVVPVYLCPSDPSTPGNADSLGRSQGSYIGCAGNEATTTGANLNGVFADNSNTKIRDLKDGSSNTIMVSEIIIRGNTASTTYWGCPGCYGIGGAHGEMTFTTRETPNTPVADQNYACKSTTFPLSPCVVNTGTKYNFARSYHVGGVHALLADGAVRFISSNIDRGTFQNLGNKKDGQVLGEF comes from the coding sequence ATGTCTGTGTCTACCAAGCGAGGATTTACCCTCATTGAGTTGTTGGTTGTGATTGCTATTATTGCGATCCTCATCGCACTGCTGTTGCCCGCTGTGCAACAGGCACGTGAAGCGGCCCGCCGGTCGACCTGTAAGAATAATCTGAAGCAGATCGGTATCGCACTGCACAACTATCACGATACGCATCGCCTGTTTCCTTACGGTCATATGGAAGTCAGGTCCGGAAACTACAATTCATCTGCTCCTTACGGCACTTATCACTGGCGTGATACCTGGGCACATCAGATTCTGCCCTTTGTAGACCAGGCTCCGTTATACAATAAGTACTCCGCCAATACGGCAAGCCACGTCCATCTGGTGACGGATCCGGAAATTTATAAAGCCGTGGTACCGGTCTATCTGTGCCCCTCGGATCCTTCCACTCCGGGAAATGCCGATTCTTTGGGCCGTTCGCAGGGGAGTTATATCGGTTGCGCAGGCAATGAAGCGACGACAACGGGGGCCAATCTGAATGGAGTCTTCGCTGATAACTCGAATACTAAGATTCGTGACCTGAAGGATGGCTCTTCGAATACGATTATGGTTTCGGAGATTATCATTCGCGGAAACACCGCTTCGACTACCTACTGGGGTTGCCCGGGATGTTACGGAATCGGTGGTGCTCATGGTGAGATGACTTTCACAACTCGCGAGACCCCCAATACCCCGGTTGCCGACCAGAACTATGCCTGTAAGTCAACCACCTTCCCGCTTTCGCCTTGCGTCGTGAATACCGGGACAAAGTATAACTTTGCCCGCAGCTATCATGTGGGTGGCGTACATGCCCTGCTGGCCGATGGTGCCGTGCGGTTCATCTCTTCCAACATTGACCGCGGGACGTTCCAGAACCTCGGAAATAAAAAGGATGGTCAGGTATTAGGCGAGTTTTAA
- the msrA gene encoding peptide-methionine (S)-S-oxide reductase MsrA has product MTFSQLPQLALVVLSIATLFTLLTACENSISKEDRPVAIAEEQPESEVKMVAHEADDGLEVVTLGSGCFWCTEAVFRELKGVKSAVSGYSGGAVPNPTYKAVCTGTTGHAEVIQVTFDPEVIPFTDILKVFWETHDPTTLNRQGADVGTQYRSAVFYHNEKQKEEATAYKKQLDESGQFKSPIVTEITEFQKFYPAEDYHQDYFKLNPNQQYCQFVIRPKLEKFRSKFSEKLKSEENTKEKSE; this is encoded by the coding sequence ATGACGTTCTCACAACTGCCTCAGCTGGCACTGGTTGTCTTATCGATCGCTACCCTCTTCACACTGCTCACCGCCTGTGAAAATTCCATCTCCAAAGAAGACCGCCCCGTAGCGATCGCCGAAGAACAGCCCGAATCGGAAGTAAAAATGGTCGCCCACGAAGCAGATGACGGTCTGGAAGTCGTTACCCTCGGCTCAGGCTGCTTCTGGTGTACCGAGGCGGTTTTCCGCGAACTCAAAGGGGTCAAGTCTGCCGTCTCCGGCTATTCGGGAGGCGCGGTCCCCAACCCGACTTACAAAGCCGTATGTACCGGCACCACCGGTCACGCAGAGGTCATTCAGGTCACCTTTGATCCTGAAGTGATCCCCTTCACTGATATCCTCAAAGTCTTCTGGGAAACACACGACCCGACCACGCTCAACCGTCAGGGAGCAGACGTGGGAACGCAGTATCGCTCCGCTGTCTTCTATCACAATGAGAAGCAGAAAGAAGAAGCAACCGCTTACAAGAAACAACTCGATGAATCAGGACAATTCAAAAGTCCCATCGTCACTGAAATCACCGAGTTCCAGAAATTCTATCCCGCGGAAGACTACCATCAGGACTATTTCAAACTGAATCCCAACCAGCAGTACTGCCAGTTCGTGATCCGTCCCAAACTGGAAAAGTTCCGCAGCAAGTTCAGCGAGAAACTGAAATCCGAAGAGAACACCAAAGAGAAGTCAGAATAA